The proteins below are encoded in one region of Podarcis raffonei isolate rPodRaf1 chromosome 6, rPodRaf1.pri, whole genome shotgun sequence:
- the LOC128416338 gene encoding beta-2 adrenergic receptor-like, with translation MLGNSSGRSPNCTDWSQASAGDVFKLFLMVLLVVVISLGNLVSLLVFFRVRQFRTSQGYLKASLALADLAVGLIVVPYSVYREVNRLTWGMEPEMDKYEKPACFITGPIFAGCTFVSISTIFLLSVERSVAVLKPLHRKAVITKRRTIWLIVASWAMSCCLAVVPLLSSPDITFQYNACSKMCNYAFPTDKPPESHWNIMLLYPVFDFSVLSGTFAINAVTFAAVHQYCKKRKQLGEEAQGSSNQVSFSDITAAKTIGILTFAFSVSFLPIAVFVVGSVVGYQWCKFSFYAFWILTSNSCWNVAIYSVWDPKFRQGVRELFNKPVLISTSQDAACSQEEHSSAPACVAVLKKMFRPESNR, from the coding sequence ATGTTGGGAAACAGCAGTGGCAGGAGCCCCAATTGCACAGACTGGAGCCAGGCCTCTGCTGGGGACGTCTTCAAGCTGTTCCTCATGGTCCTCCTGGTGGTGGTCATCAGCCTCGGCAATCTGGTGAGCCTCCTGGTTTTCTTCCGTGTCAGGCAATTCAGAACCTCCCAAGGCTACCTGAAGGCCTCCTTGGCCCTAGCTGACTTGGCGGTGGGGCTCATCGTCGTGCCTTACTCCGTTTACAGGGAGGTGAATAGGTTGACCTGGGGGATGGAACCAGAGATGGATAAATATGAGAAGCCTGCCTGCTTCATCACTGGGCCCATCTTTGCAGGCTGCACCTTTGTCTCGATCAGCACCATCTTTCTGCTCTCAGTCGAGAGGAGTGTAGCTGTGCTGAAGCCTCTGCACCGGAAAGCAGTGATCACCAAGCGGAGGACTATTTGGCTCATTGTGGCCTCTTGGGCCATGAGCTGCTGCTTGGCAGTGGTGCCCTTGCTCTCCAGCCCTGATATCACCTTCCAGTACAATGCCTGCAGCAAGATGTGCAACTATGCCTTTCCAACAGACAAGCCGCCTGAATCCCATTGGAATATCATGCTACTGTACCCGGTCTTTGATTTCTCAGTTTTGAGCGGAACCTTTGCGATCAATGCCGTCACCTTTGCAGCCGTCCACCAATACTGCAAGAAACGGAAGCAACTGGGAGAAGAGGCACAGGGCAGTAGCAACCAGGTCTCCTTCTCAGACATTACCGCGGCCAAGACCATTGGCATTCTGACTTTTGCTTTCTCCGTTTCCTTCCTCCCCATTGCGGTATTTGTTGTGGGGTCAGTAGTGGGATACCAGTGGTGCAAGTTCTCCTTTTACGCCTTCTGGATCCTCACTTCCAACAGCTGTTGGAACGTGGCCATCTACAGTGTTTGGGATCCCAAGTTCCGCCAGGGGGTTCGGGAGCTGTTCAACAAGCCGGTGCTGATATCGACCTCTCAGGATGCCGCCTGCTCACAGGAGGAGCACAGCTCTGCCCCTGCCTGTGTGGCAGTCCTCAAGAAGATGTTCCGCCCAGAGAGCAACCGATAG